Below is a window of Agathobacter rectalis ATCC 33656 DNA.
TCTTAATAATCCTGTGAAGACCTCCAAGATGTAAAACAGCACTTTCTATTTCCTTATAACCCACATGCCGCGCTGCAACTCTTGCGATGACTACGATGTCCAAACCACTATCGAACATGTCCTCATGTAGTCTGTAGCTCTCTCTCACGAGACGAGTAATATGATGTCTAATAACACTATTTCCAACTTTTTTGCTAACTGATATACCTATACGATTATTTTCTGTGTTATTTTTCAGAACATACATAACGAGGTATCTGTTAGCAAACGATACACCGTTATTATACACATTCTGAAAATCCTTGTTTTTTTTCAACGAATCTGAAAATTTCATTTGACGCTGTCCTTCTAAAAACAATCAAAAATGAA
It encodes the following:
- the rnpA gene encoding ribonuclease P protein component, which translates into the protein MKFSDSLKKNKDFQNVYNNGVSFANRYLVMYVLKNNTENNRIGISVSKKVGNSVIRHHITRLVRESYRLHEDMFDSGLDIVVIARVAARHVGYKEIESAVLHLGGLHRIIKKQNI